The proteins below are encoded in one region of Flavobacterium nackdongense:
- a CDS encoding CBS domain-containing protein: protein MTEITNYITNDYKAIDSQETIATVQDFFDECSFSHFPVIEEGIYIGSIASDDLETFDSFKKVLDYKYTLEGFFVRENMIWLDVLEVFAKNHSNLVPILNEQNQYLGYYEINDILNFFHETPFLQENGAILVVQKKTLDYAIGEITQIIESNNGRILGLFVSASTSEYTQVTVKINLGVMNEIIQSFRRYNYEIISEHFEDNYINTLKERSDYLDKYLNM from the coding sequence ATGACGGAAATTACCAACTATATCACCAATGATTACAAAGCCATAGACAGTCAAGAAACTATTGCTACTGTTCAAGACTTTTTCGACGAATGTTCTTTTTCACATTTTCCGGTGATTGAGGAGGGAATATACATAGGCAGCATCGCCTCAGACGATCTCGAAACTTTTGATAGTTTCAAAAAAGTGCTGGATTACAAGTACACCCTCGAAGGTTTTTTTGTAAGAGAAAATATGATTTGGCTGGATGTTTTAGAAGTTTTTGCGAAAAATCATTCGAATTTAGTGCCTATTTTGAATGAACAAAATCAATACTTGGGTTATTATGAAATAAATGATATTCTAAATTTCTTTCACGAAACCCCATTTTTACAAGAAAATGGAGCAATCCTAGTGGTACAAAAAAAGACTCTAGATTATGCTATTGGAGAAATAACCCAAATCATTGAAAGCAATAATGGTAGAATTTTGGGATTATTCGTTTCGGCATCCACTAGCGAATATACCCAAGTCACTGTCAAAATAAATTTAGGAGTAATGAACGAAATTATTCAATCCTTCAGGAGGTACAATTACGAAATTATTTCTGAACATTTCGAAGACAATTACATCAACACCTTGAAAGAGCGCTCAGATTATTTGGACAAATACCTTAACATGTAA
- a CDS encoding NAD kinase: MKVAIFGKYYQNSTEPIIKDIFVFLNSNNVEMVIESYFLNVLYEKKIVKKEYKTFSSHSELNSSFDMLISIGGDGTILRAAALVRDSGVPILGINAGRLGFLATVQKENIAAFMQFIIEKKYTLSKRTLLSLTSSPENESIQEINFALNEISVSRKDTTSMITIETHLNDEYLNSYWADGLIIATPTGSTGYSMSCGGPILTPDVQSLVVTPIAPHNLNVRPLVITDDTTIKLKISGREEHYLVSLDSRITSVNNNTILTIKKTPFQINMVEIPDETFLKTLRTKLFWGEDRRN, from the coding sequence ATGAAAGTAGCTATATTCGGCAAATACTATCAAAACAGCACGGAACCGATTATAAAAGACATCTTTGTTTTTTTAAATTCGAACAATGTTGAAATGGTTATTGAATCTTATTTTTTGAATGTTTTATACGAAAAAAAGATTGTCAAAAAAGAGTACAAAACTTTTTCCTCCCATTCAGAGCTCAACAGTAGTTTTGACATGCTCATCAGTATTGGTGGTGATGGCACCATTTTGAGAGCCGCAGCCTTAGTGCGCGATTCTGGTGTCCCAATTTTGGGCATCAATGCCGGAAGATTGGGTTTTCTGGCTACTGTTCAAAAAGAAAATATTGCAGCGTTTATGCAATTTATAATCGAAAAAAAATACACCCTTTCGAAAAGAACCTTATTGAGCCTAACATCTTCGCCGGAAAACGAATCGATTCAAGAAATTAATTTTGCTTTGAACGAAATTTCAGTGAGCCGAAAAGACACCACTTCGATGATTACCATAGAAACGCATTTGAATGACGAATATCTGAATTCGTATTGGGCAGACGGCCTGATAATAGCTACCCCAACAGGTTCGACTGGCTATTCGATGAGCTGCGGCGGCCCAATATTAACGCCTGATGTTCAAAGTTTGGTGGTTACCCCAATTGCACCACATAATTTAAATGTACGCCCACTTGTAATCACCGATGACACCACAATAAAACTTAAGATTTCGGGTCGCGAAGAGCATTATTTAGTGTCATTAGACTCCAGAATTACATCAGTAAATAACAATACCATACTTACGATTAAGAAAACCCCATTCCAAATTAATATGGTGGAAATCCCTGACGAGACCTTCTTAAAAACACTAAGAACCAAGCTGTTTTGGGGCGAAGACCGCAGAAATTAA
- a CDS encoding pyridoxine 5'-phosphate synthase, which translates to MTKLSVNINKIATLRNARGGNVPDVLKVAADIQKFGGQGITIHPRPDERHIRYQDARDLKAIVYTEYNIEGNPENSFVDLVLEIKPDQVTLVPDAVDAITSNAGWDTIKHKDFLIEMVQEFQRNGIRTSIFVDPVLEMIEGAKMIGTDRIELYTEAFAHKYSLGNKSGIDPYVKSAVLANELGLGINAGHDLSLDNIQFFKENIPGLLEVSIGHALISEAIYLGLDNVVNMYLQKLK; encoded by the coding sequence ATGACAAAGTTAAGCGTAAATATTAACAAAATAGCTACTCTACGAAACGCTCGTGGAGGAAATGTTCCCGATGTATTAAAAGTGGCGGCAGATATTCAAAAATTTGGAGGTCAAGGCATTACGATTCATCCTCGTCCTGACGAAAGACACATTCGTTATCAAGATGCACGTGATTTGAAAGCTATAGTGTACACGGAATACAATATTGAAGGAAATCCAGAAAATAGTTTCGTCGATTTGGTTCTCGAAATCAAACCCGATCAAGTCACTTTGGTGCCCGATGCTGTCGATGCCATCACTTCCAATGCAGGTTGGGACACGATAAAACACAAAGATTTTCTGATCGAAATGGTTCAAGAATTTCAGCGAAACGGTATTAGAACATCAATATTTGTCGATCCTGTTCTCGAAATGATTGAAGGGGCTAAAATGATTGGTACGGATAGAATCGAATTGTACACTGAAGCGTTTGCACACAAATACAGTTTAGGAAATAAAAGCGGAATCGATCCTTATGTGAAGTCGGCTGTTTTGGCTAATGAATTGGGATTAGGAATCAATGCGGGACACGATTTGAGTTTGGATAACATTCAGTTTTTTAAAGAAAATATTCCCGGATTATTGGAGGTTTCCATTGGTCACGCACTTATTTCCGAAGCCATTTACCTGGGTTTGGACAATGTAGTGAATATGTATTTGCAAAAACTGAAATAA
- a CDS encoding phage holin family protein translates to MKLLFKIFITAGLVMLISSLMSTVEVDNFTTAVIVAAVLGLLNIFVKPILTILTLPATILTLGLFLFVVNGIIIMLCSELVGGFKINSFWTAILFSVILSICQSIVFNIIGEDN, encoded by the coding sequence ATGAAGCTACTTTTCAAAATCTTTATTACTGCAGGTCTAGTGATGCTTATTTCGAGTTTGATGTCAACCGTAGAAGTCGACAATTTTACCACTGCAGTCATCGTTGCAGCGGTTTTAGGCTTGCTCAATATATTTGTAAAGCCCATTTTAACGATTCTTACCTTGCCGGCAACAATTCTAACTTTGGGTTTATTTCTTTTTGTTGTCAATGGAATAATTATAATGCTCTGTTCAGAATTAGTCGGTGGATTTAAGATCAATTCATTTTGGACCGCTATTCTTTTTAGTGTAATTCTCTCGATTTGTCAGTCCATTGTGTTCAATATTATTGGAGAAGACAACTAA
- a CDS encoding trigger factor: protein MDIKRVALDAVNETIVMTVVHMDYKGQVAKRINEKMPLATVKGFRKGQVPKDLVAKQYGKAIKQEEVKKVVDLALERYVQSERLNLLGTPLAKENENLDWDAEELTFEFEIGLVPNFELDLDAKNEIVKYVVTADDKLIDGQVARIQKQFGTPIAQEVVVEGADLKGVFTNEAAGIGNTTTIALATFKDKATQDLFMGKKVGDVVTVNTKGLFEDDHQLMDYLKVGHDNVHGLDIDVDFTIEAITVSELAELNQDLFDKLFGAGNVASLEDLKAKIKEDAESQFAAQADQKLLGDVTEFLIENTKFDLPAEFLKKWLQTVGEKKLSPAEAEVEYARSEKGLRFQLIEGKALAQSDIKITFEDLKAFTTKSIRQQMAQFGQTNPTDEEVQGIVARVLSNQEEVKRLSDQVVAEKLLEIFKEKANPTTKEVTYEEFIAASYGE, encoded by the coding sequence ATGGATATCAAAAGAGTAGCATTAGACGCAGTAAACGAGACAATTGTAATGACAGTTGTGCACATGGATTACAAAGGTCAAGTGGCCAAAAGAATAAACGAAAAAATGCCTTTGGCAACCGTTAAAGGGTTTAGAAAAGGGCAAGTACCAAAAGATCTTGTTGCGAAACAATACGGAAAAGCCATCAAACAAGAAGAAGTAAAAAAAGTTGTTGATTTGGCATTAGAGCGTTATGTTCAGTCGGAAAGATTGAATCTTTTAGGAACTCCGCTTGCCAAAGAGAACGAAAATTTAGATTGGGATGCCGAGGAATTGACTTTCGAATTTGAAATCGGTTTGGTTCCTAATTTCGAATTGGATTTAGATGCCAAAAATGAGATCGTAAAATATGTAGTTACTGCCGATGATAAATTAATTGACGGTCAAGTGGCTCGTATCCAAAAACAATTTGGTACACCAATTGCTCAGGAAGTGGTTGTTGAAGGAGCCGATTTGAAAGGGGTTTTTACCAATGAAGCCGCAGGAATAGGAAACACAACTACAATTGCATTAGCTACTTTTAAAGATAAAGCGACTCAAGATTTATTTATGGGTAAAAAAGTAGGTGATGTGGTAACCGTAAATACAAAAGGCTTATTCGAAGATGATCATCAATTGATGGATTATCTGAAAGTAGGGCACGATAATGTTCACGGTTTGGACATAGATGTTGACTTTACAATCGAAGCCATTACGGTGTCTGAATTGGCAGAATTGAATCAAGATTTGTTCGATAAATTGTTTGGTGCCGGAAATGTAGCGTCATTAGAAGATTTAAAAGCTAAAATCAAAGAAGATGCCGAATCTCAATTTGCTGCACAAGCAGACCAAAAATTATTGGGTGATGTAACCGAATTTTTAATCGAAAATACTAAATTCGATTTGCCAGCTGAATTTCTAAAGAAATGGTTGCAAACCGTTGGGGAGAAAAAATTATCGCCAGCCGAAGCCGAAGTAGAATATGCACGTTCTGAAAAAGGATTGCGTTTTCAATTGATCGAAGGAAAAGCATTGGCACAATCAGATATTAAAATTACTTTCGAAGATTTGAAAGCGTTTACCACAAAATCAATCCGTCAGCAAATGGCACAATTCGGGCAAACGAATCCTACTGACGAAGAAGTTCAAGGAATTGTAGCAAGAGTTTTGTCGAACCAAGAAGAGGTAAAAAGACTTTCTGACCAAGTGGTTGCCGAGAAGTTATTGGAAATTTTCAAAGAAAAAGCAAATCCAACAACTAAAGAAGTAACTTACGAAGAATTTATTGCTGCATCTTACGGAGAATAA
- a CDS encoding alpha/beta fold hydrolase: protein MLYSKIEGEGQPLLILHGFLGMSDNWKTIGQQFAADGFQVHLLDLRNHGRSFHSDEFSYELMAQDVFDYCRANSLEKITILGHSMGGKTAMLFAAEHPEMVEKLIVADIGPKFYPPHHQTILEGLNAVDFSLKPSRNEVEEVVAKHISDFGTRQFLLKSLYWIEPGQLAFRFNLPVFNTKIEEIGKSLPENASFGNPTLFIRGGNSNYILDEDFELIQRHFSDVRIETIPNVGHWLHAENPKMFYEIANAFLK, encoded by the coding sequence ATGTTATATTCAAAAATAGAAGGCGAAGGACAACCACTTTTAATCCTTCACGGATTTCTCGGAATGTCTGACAATTGGAAAACAATTGGACAGCAATTTGCTGCCGATGGTTTTCAAGTGCATTTGTTAGATTTGCGCAATCACGGTCGAAGTTTTCATTCAGATGAGTTTAGTTACGAACTAATGGCTCAAGATGTTTTTGACTATTGTCGAGCCAATTCTCTCGAAAAAATAACTATTTTAGGACATTCGATGGGCGGAAAAACAGCCATGCTTTTTGCTGCCGAACACCCAGAAATGGTCGAAAAATTGATCGTTGCCGATATCGGGCCCAAATTTTATCCGCCACACCATCAAACGATTCTTGAAGGATTGAACGCAGTCGATTTTTCACTTAAACCCAGCCGAAACGAAGTCGAAGAAGTAGTAGCAAAACACATTTCGGATTTTGGTACACGCCAATTTCTGTTGAAGAGTTTGTATTGGATTGAACCGGGGCAATTGGCTTTCCGATTTAATTTGCCAGTTTTTAATACTAAAATTGAAGAAATAGGAAAGTCGCTTCCAGAAAACGCAAGTTTCGGCAATCCGACACTTTTTATTCGTGGCGGGAATTCGAATTATATTCTTGACGAAGATTTCGAGCTGATACAGCGTCATTTTTCGGATGTCAGAATCGAAACGATCCCCAATGTGGGTCATTGGCTTCATGCCGAAAATCCTAAAATGTTTTACGAAATTGCAAATGCTTTTTTAAAATAA